The Mixophyes fleayi isolate aMixFle1 chromosome 1, aMixFle1.hap1, whole genome shotgun sequence genome includes a region encoding these proteins:
- the LOC142108517 gene encoding olfactory receptor 6B9-like, with product MVQKQTQMMDWTVITEFILIGFPTRPELQHVLFSVFLIIYILTVTENLVIIVTIACNVKLHKPMYYLLFSMSFLEIWYVTVTVPNLLNNFLTQNNKISFVACMIQLYIFISLACTECVLLAVMAFDRYVAICIPLRYAVIINNTCCLQMIVCSWVLGFSIALIKVIFIFRLSFCGPNVINHFFCDISPVLNLACTDISLAELVDCILGTIICFVPLAIISFIYLCIIRSVIIIPKILGQKKGFSTCASHLAVVVIFYSTTLFIYARPKKISPYDRNKYITIFYSVLTPLLNPIIYCLRNTEMKQAMRKTIRVCN from the exons ATGGTGCAGAAGCAAACGCAAATGATGGACTGGACGGt CATCACTGAATTCATCCTCATTGGGTTTCCAACACGTCCAGAGCTGCAGCATGTTCTCTTTAGTGTctttctaataatatatattttaactgttACAGAAAATTTGGTCATCATTGTAACAATTGCATGTAATGTAAAGCTCCACAAACCAATGTACTATCTTCTGTTCAGTATGTCCTTCTTGGAAATATGGTATGTCACAGTCACAGTGCCCAATCTTCTGAACAACTTTCTGACACAAAATAATAAGATATCCTTCGTGGCTTGTATGATAcaattgtacatttttatatctCTGGCCTGCACAGAATGTGTTCTATTAGCAGTTATGGCTTTCGACAGGTATGTTGCAATTTGTATCCCTCTACGTTACGCAGTCATCATCAATAATACTTGCTGCCTGCAGATGATAGTTTGTTCCTGGGTGCTGGGTTTTTCCATTGCTCTGATTAAagtcatcttcattttcagattaTCCTTTTGTGGCCCCAATGTTATTAACCACTTTTTCTGTGATATTTCCCCAGTGTTGAACTTGGCTTGTACAGATATATCACTTGCTGAGTTGGTGGATTGTATCCTGGGCACCATAATTTGTTTTGTACCCCTGGCTATTATAAgctttatttatttgtgtataattCGGTCAGTCATCATAATCCCAAAAATACTTGGACAGAAAAAAGGCTTCTCTACATGTGCTTCACATCTAGCAGtagttgtcattttttattcaacaaCTCTTTTTATCTATGCAAGGCCAAAAAAGATTAGTCCATATGatagaaacaaatatataactatattttaTTCAGTTTTGACTCCACTTTTGAACCCAAttatttactgcctaaggaataCAGAGATGAAGCAAGCAATGAGGAAGACCATCAGAGTATGTAATTAG